A DNA window from Caulobacter mirabilis contains the following coding sequences:
- a CDS encoding potassium transporter Kup, with amino-acid sequence MRSDQRPWRLALAATGVVFGDIGTSPLYAFRESFVGHHRLPLDATHVLGVLSMLVWALILVVTVKYVLITMRADNRGEGGSFALLALIERIKPKSPALPAIAAAALLATALFYGDAMITPAISILSAVEGLSLLDQRLSSAVIPLTLTIVAGLFLIQRRGTGALGALFGPIMLTWFVVIAVMGAWQVALNPMVLKAINPAYAVGFLVGDPLRAFFTLGTVVLAVTGAEALYADMGHFGRKPIARAWLALVFPALLLCYAGQSALVLRTPEAISSPFYLMAPSWCLIPLLILASTATVIASQSIISGAFSVTQQAVRLGYAPRMRILHTSDASRGQIYAPAVNALLFLSVVGLVLGFGSSSALAAAFGLAVTATMVLTTLIIGFVIFRIWRWRLIWAAPLFGLLLLIDLGLFAASATKFMDGGWLPVTVALILMLLFATWRRGRTLVAAELAEGALPTEIFLASADKVMRAPGLAVYLTSSPEGVPAALLHNLKHNHVLHERIYLLTVETSLTPTVELRRRVELSEIGKGLARVRLRFGFMEQPDIPQALSLLAERGERIDPLRTSYFLSRQIIIPTRRPGMSFWRQQLFAAMARNADTPMTTFALPVNRVIELGSQVEI; translated from the coding sequence ATGAGATCGGATCAGCGCCCTTGGCGCCTCGCGCTCGCAGCGACAGGCGTCGTCTTCGGAGATATCGGCACCAGTCCGCTCTACGCGTTCCGAGAGAGCTTCGTGGGGCATCACCGTCTTCCGCTCGACGCGACCCATGTGCTCGGCGTCCTGTCGATGCTGGTTTGGGCGCTGATCCTGGTGGTGACGGTGAAGTATGTCCTCATCACCATGCGCGCCGACAACCGCGGCGAGGGCGGGAGCTTCGCATTGCTCGCCCTCATCGAACGCATCAAGCCCAAGTCCCCGGCCTTGCCGGCCATCGCGGCGGCCGCGTTGCTCGCCACGGCGCTCTTCTATGGCGACGCGATGATCACACCCGCCATCTCCATCCTGTCGGCCGTCGAGGGCCTGAGCCTCCTCGACCAACGGCTGTCCAGCGCGGTGATACCCCTGACTTTGACGATCGTCGCGGGTCTCTTCCTCATCCAGCGGCGAGGCACGGGAGCGCTCGGGGCGCTCTTCGGCCCGATCATGCTGACCTGGTTCGTGGTGATCGCGGTGATGGGCGCCTGGCAGGTCGCCCTCAACCCGATGGTGTTGAAAGCGATCAATCCGGCCTATGCCGTCGGCTTCCTGGTCGGCGACCCGCTCCGGGCCTTCTTCACCCTGGGGACCGTCGTCCTGGCGGTCACCGGCGCCGAGGCGCTCTATGCGGATATGGGGCATTTCGGCCGCAAGCCGATTGCCCGGGCCTGGTTGGCCCTGGTCTTTCCGGCCCTGCTGCTGTGTTACGCGGGTCAATCGGCCCTGGTGCTGCGAACCCCGGAGGCGATCAGTTCGCCCTTCTATCTGATGGCGCCGAGCTGGTGCCTGATCCCGCTTCTGATCCTGGCCTCGACGGCGACGGTGATCGCCAGCCAGTCGATCATCAGCGGCGCCTTCTCGGTGACCCAGCAGGCGGTCCGGCTCGGCTATGCGCCGCGGATGAGGATCCTGCACACATCGGATGCGTCCCGGGGGCAGATCTACGCGCCGGCGGTCAATGCGCTGCTGTTCCTGTCGGTGGTCGGTCTGGTGCTCGGCTTCGGAAGCTCGTCCGCGCTGGCGGCGGCGTTCGGCCTGGCGGTCACCGCGACGATGGTGCTGACCACCCTGATCATCGGCTTCGTGATCTTCCGGATCTGGCGCTGGCGGTTGATCTGGGCGGCGCCGCTGTTTGGTCTGCTGCTGCTGATCGATCTCGGACTGTTCGCCGCCTCGGCCACCAAGTTCATGGACGGCGGCTGGCTGCCGGTGACGGTCGCGCTGATCCTGATGCTGCTGTTCGCTACCTGGCGGCGCGGGCGCACCCTGGTCGCCGCGGAGCTTGCCGAGGGCGCCCTGCCCACCGAGATCTTCCTGGCCTCGGCCGACAAGGTCATGCGCGCGCCCGGCCTGGCGGTCTATCTGACCAGCAGCCCGGAAGGCGTTCCGGCCGCTCTACTCCACAACCTGAAGCACAACCACGTCCTGCACGAACGGATCTATCTGCTGACCGTCGAGACCAGCTTGACGCCGACGGTGGAGCTTCGGCGGCGGGTCGAGTTGAGTGAAATCGGCAAGGGGCTCGCCCGGGTGCGGCTGCGCTTCGGCTTCATGGAGCAGCCGGACATTCCGCAAGCCCTGAGCCTGCTGGCGGAGCGTGGCGAGCGGATCGATCCCCTGCGGACGAGCTACTTCCTGAGCCGGCAGATCATTATTCCGACGCGTCGACCTGGAATGTCGTTCTGGCGTCAGCAGCTCTTCGCGGCCATGGCGCGCAACGCCGATACGCCGATGACGACCTTCGCCCTTCCGGTGAACCGGGTCATCGAGCTGGGCAGCCAGGTCGAAATCTGA